From Styela clava chromosome 6, kaStyClav1.hap1.2, whole genome shotgun sequence, one genomic window encodes:
- the LOC120331093 gene encoding uncharacterized protein LOC120331093 — protein MSWFRKNLSRKTKKSVASNKTKDQGCSENQEQSGFEISDQNHNKWIRDEHLKEHGHISVKNDSSKNHFWKIDRTSSQNEPSWTFASPSADGQLYVTYNMDEEVTMEKQGEKEINFTMLLQADGKLLFRAESSPNRYLVQNREGQLEMKTTDNPTDEMEWMISYIEPSLEKPSLASSYSAQIRHGTESKKWLSSGPANNYHVQQVQTSATQNWTITPSTGHIFQFSSGRCHITKDLIFGDSSNAAKFESTKSGSGVTLQCTDNRKYIHGPEDDGDLELNTAKSKATVWEMPIKNAIFIVCKNILLSETPIQLPMDV, from the exons ATGTCATGGTTCAGGAAGAACTTAAGCAGAAAAACTAAGAAATCCGTGGCTTCTAACAAAACAAAAGATCAAGGCTGCAGTGAAAATCAGGAACAATCGGGATTCGAGATTAGCGACCAAAACCACAACAAATGGATCCGAGATGAACATTTGAAAGAACATGGTCATATCAGCGTCAAGAATGATTCAagtaaaaatcatttttggaaaatagATCGAACATCTTCACAAAATGAGCCGAGTTGGACATTTGCCTCGCCTTCTGCAGATGGACAACTCTATGTAACATACAACATGGATGAGGAAGTCACAATGGAAAAGCAGGGCGAAaaggaaat CAACTTCACTATGTTATTGCAAGCTGATGGAAAATTGTTGTTTCGGGCTGAGTCCTCGCCCAACCGTTATCTTGTGCAAAATCGAGAAGGTCAATTAGAGATGAAAACAACCGACAATCCAACTGATGAAATGGAATGGATGATCAGCTATATCGAACCGTCATTGGAAAAACCGAG tttGGCGTCATCGTATAGCGCACAAATAAGACATGGTACCGAATCCAAAAAATGGTTATCTTCTGGTCCTGCCAATAACTATCATGTCCAACAAGTACAAACTAGTGCGACACAGAATTGGACTATCACACCCAGTACCGGccacatttttcaattttcgtcCGGCAGGTGTCACATCACTAAAGATCTAATTTTTGGAGATTCCAGCAATGCGGC AAAATTCGAATCTACCAAATCGGGATCAGGAGTTACACTCCAATGCACCGACAACAGAAAATACATTCATGGTCCAGAAGATGACGGGGATTTGGAATTGAATACAGCGAAATCTAAAGCTACCGTTTGGGAGATGCCTATTAAAAACGctatatttattgtttgtaaAAACATCCTTCTTTCCGAAACACCCATCCAATTACCCAtggatgtctga
- the LOC120331062 gene encoding chromatin accessibility complex 16kD protein-like, protein MSMTSPSKDLVRLPLSKIKTIMKSSPDVENIGIDAAFCMSKAAELFVTYLTAQAYYKEDNRKTLEYSHLANIVNSDDDDILGFLQEIIPQKITIREYREIIAREKNTEKGGDETQV, encoded by the exons ATGTCTATGACATCACCCAGCAAAGACTTAGTTCGTCTACCATTGagtaaaatcaaaacaataatgAAAAGTTCACCTGATGTTGAAAACATTGGCATTGATGCTGCATTTTGTATGTCTAAAGCTGCT GAACTCTTTGTCACATACTTGACTGCGCAGGCTTATTATAAAGAAGATAATAGGAAAACTTTAGAATACAGTCACCTTGCTAATATTGTTAACAGTGATGATGATGACATTCTGGGCTTCCTTCAag aaATTATTCCACAAAAGATCACAATAAGAGAATATAGAGAAATAATTGCAAGAGAAAAGAACACTGAAAAAGGTGGTGATGAGACTCAAGTGTAA
- the LOC120331320 gene encoding UTP--glucose-1-phosphate uridylyltransferase-like — protein MGIKVIFLCAGYGTRLERDLLNSKEHKDLLGVAKAMLPIGGRPLIAHWMDSLAENGEFEHFYMTTNSRFYSQFQKLVKEYDSCLSVLNDGTTCNEDRLGAVASINFAIEEFKLENDDVLIIGGDTLFYNDFDMKKFVSKFNDLKSNTKNCGLVTTYTCKEDETTKYGILEVDQNGKVKSLIEKPQPCETKSRLACPCFYLLSSDCSSFIKQFLDERKHSPLKEKDATGHLIKYLIANCNIHSYQISGRFDVGGLQSYEECNDYFCK, from the coding sequence ATGGGAATTAAAGTTATATTCTTATGTGCTGGATATGGAACTAGATTGGAAAGGGATTTACTGAACAGCAAGGAACATAAAGATCTTCTTGGAGTGGCTAAAGCTATGCTTCCTATCGGAGGCAGACCACTTATTGCTCATTGGATGGATTCTTTAGCAGAAAATGGtgaatttgaacatttttatatGACTACAAATTCTCGTTTTTATTCACAATTTCAAAAACTTGTTAAGGAATATGATTCTTGCTTGTCTGTATTAAATGATGGTACAACGTGTAATGAAGATAGGTTGGGAGCCGTTGCAAGTATCAACTTTGCTATTGAAGAATTTAAATTGGAGAATGATGATGTATTAATCATTGGTGGTGATACTTTATTTTATAATGATTTTGATATGAAGAAATTTGTATCGAAATTTAACGATTTAAAATCTAATACCAAAAATTGTGGTTTGGTTACAACATACACATGCAAAGAAGATGAAACGACAAAATATGGCATCTTGGAAGTTGACCAAAATGGAAAAGTCAAAAGTTTGATTGAGAAACCACAGCCTTGTGAAACAAAATCAAGACTTGCTTGCCCATGTTTCTATCTTCTTTCCTCTGATTGTAGTTCTTTCATTAAGCAGTTTCTCGATGAGAGAAAACATTCACCATTGAAGGAGAAAGATGCAACTGGCCATCTTATTAAATACCTCATCGCAAACTGTAATATCCACAGTTACCAGATATCTGGTAGATTTGATGTTGGTGGTTTGCAGTCATATGAAGAATGCAATGactatttttgtaaataa